The DNA sequence CGCCCACAATCGCGCTAAACAATCCGGCTCTAGCAAGATATCATCATCCATCAGCCAAATTACTGCTTGGGTAGCATGAACGATCGCTTGATTGCGCTGGGTTGCGGCTCCAATCTCAGTAGCTTTATAGTAGCGGATTTGAGTGTTTAATCCTGGAATCTGGCTTTCACAAAGTTGTTGAGTGCGATCGTCGTCTGAGCCATCGACCACGATCATCTCGATCGGCTGTACCGATTGTTCGGCAAGACTGTGTAACGTTCTAGAAAACGCATCTGGACGATGACGAGTGGGAACGATCGCAGAGATTGGAAGCTGAGTAGTCATTCCGGGAACTGAGTAAGTTGAAAATTACAGAATCGTTTTACTAAGCCGCAAAATAGAGCTGGAGCGGGTCTTGAACAAGTTTGAATTTGGCGTAAGACTTTAGATACTGATGAAGCCGTTGCGTCAATCCTAAACGGCGGAACTGATAGGCTGTACATAAACTATCTAGCAAAGAAATCTCGAAGTCTATCTCTTTATTCAAAGAGGCTGCGATGTGAGAAGCTTCGAGCATAATCTGTTCTTTGTACTTTTTGATTAAGTTAAGCTTGATGGATTGAACGCCGCGACCAAAGACACGATTGTCCACTGCATTTCTCAGTGACAAAGTAGAGGGCATTTCTGACCAATAGCATAACGGTTGAGGCTCGAAATATAAGTTGTCCTGAATTTGAAGGGTACGACAATATTCCTGTAGTCCGGAGTCTAACACCGACTGGCTTACTTGTAGATCAGATCGCATAGAAGTGCGCCAGAAAAGTCCTCCATTGGAAATCCCTTCAAAATAAAAGAGATGAGCGTGCAATTCTAGGGATGAATACATTCGACTTGTAAACCAGTTGCCTCTTGTTGTTCTCCCTGTCGGCTTTGCTGTTGATTGTTCTTGAAGCCAAATTTCCTGATTGCGAAGCAGCAAATCAACTCCATAAGCGTTAAGCGATGCAATGTTTTCTGATAGGAAAGTGGGCATCAACCAATTATCGTCTTCAAGAATACAGGCATAGTCTCCGCCAGCTAGACTTTTAGAATTGAAGGCGCGATTGAGGTTGCCTGCACACC is a window from the Cyanobacteria bacterium FACHB-DQ100 genome containing:
- a CDS encoding glycosyltransferase family 2 protein is translated as MERCEVRIPTYKRPQLLKRALSSLIDQTYPNWVALVMDDSPDQEAKAVVEQVEDARIQYAPNSQQLGCAGNLNRAFNSKSLAGGDYACILEDDNWLMPTFLSENIASLNAYGVDLLLRNQEIWLQEQSTAKPTGRTTRGNWFTSRMYSSLELHAHLFYFEGISNGGLFWRTSMRSDLQVSQSVLDSGLQEYCRTLQIQDNLYFEPQPLCYWSEMPSTLSLRNAVDNRVFGRGVQSIKLNLIKKYKEQIMLEASHIAASLNKEIDFEISLLDSLCTAYQFRRLGLTQRLHQYLKSYAKFKLVQDPLQLYFAA